A part of Agromyces protaetiae genomic DNA contains:
- a CDS encoding MBL fold metallo-hydrolase, with the protein MADRPILTHIGGPTLLIELAGWRLLVDPTFDPPGRKYSFGWGTSSVKTAGPNLPLAELGAIDVVLLSHDQHADNLDDAGKAMLPSAGEVITTFPGGKRLRAFAGLEHVVGLRPWETAEIAPEGGKTGEEHLGRPPLTVTATPARHGPKFSRPIAGAAIGFAISVGDAPETSVWVTGDTVMYDGLRDAASRLDVDVAVVHIGAVRFPITGGLKFTMDASGAAELVGLLRPRRVVPVHCDQWSHFREPREAAERVLDASGPDVRDRVTWLDGGVSAEV; encoded by the coding sequence ATGGCCGATCGCCCGATCCTCACCCACATCGGCGGACCGACGCTTCTCATCGAGCTGGCGGGTTGGCGGCTCCTGGTCGACCCGACGTTCGATCCGCCGGGGCGGAAGTACTCGTTCGGCTGGGGCACCTCGTCGGTCAAGACCGCGGGCCCGAACCTGCCGCTCGCCGAGCTCGGCGCCATCGACGTCGTGCTCCTCAGCCACGACCAGCACGCCGACAATCTCGACGATGCCGGGAAGGCGATGCTCCCGAGTGCGGGCGAGGTCATCACGACGTTCCCCGGCGGCAAGCGCCTGCGCGCGTTCGCAGGGCTCGAGCACGTCGTCGGACTGCGGCCGTGGGAGACGGCCGAGATCGCGCCCGAGGGCGGCAAGACGGGCGAGGAGCATCTGGGGCGGCCACCGCTCACCGTCACGGCGACGCCCGCACGGCACGGGCCGAAGTTCTCGCGGCCCATCGCGGGGGCCGCGATCGGGTTCGCGATCTCGGTCGGCGACGCGCCCGAGACATCCGTCTGGGTCACGGGCGACACCGTCATGTACGACGGCCTCCGCGACGCCGCGTCGCGGCTCGACGTCGACGTCGCGGTCGTGCACATCGGCGCCGTGAGGTTCCCGATCACGGGGGGTCTGAAGTTCACGATGGATGCCTCGGGCGCGGCCGAACTCGTCGGGTTGCTGCGTCCCCGCCGCGTCGTTCCGGTGCACTGCGACCAGTGGTCGCACTTCCGCGAGCCGCGCGAGGCCGCCGAGCGCGTGCTGGACGCCTCGGGGCCCGACGTGCGCGACCGGGTCACGTGGCTCGACGGAGGCGTATCGGCCGAGGTGTGA
- a CDS encoding 3-hydroxyacyl-CoA dehydrogenase, whose product MTALTNVTVLGTGVLGSQIAFQTAYHGHPVVAWDIDDAAIEAAKARFAKLAAVYKVEVPGAADGKADEALTRIRLSSDLADAVKDADLVIEAVPEQPQIKIDTYTKLAAVAPERTVFATNSSTLLPSMLAPATGRPDRFLALHYANRVWAMNTAEIMGTSETSPEVYEQVVEFARSTGMEPIEIKKEKAGYVLNSLLVPLLGAAGDLLVDGIADPATVDKTWRIGTGAPLGPFQIFDVVGLTTAYNVSAMGGPKQQAFAKLVKEQYLDQGKLGVATGEGFYSYR is encoded by the coding sequence ATGACCGCACTCACCAACGTCACTGTCCTCGGCACGGGCGTCCTCGGCTCCCAGATCGCGTTCCAGACCGCGTACCACGGCCACCCCGTCGTCGCGTGGGACATCGACGACGCCGCCATCGAAGCCGCGAAAGCGCGCTTCGCGAAGCTCGCCGCCGTCTACAAGGTCGAGGTGCCGGGCGCCGCCGACGGCAAGGCCGACGAGGCGCTCACGCGCATCCGCCTCTCGAGCGACCTCGCCGACGCCGTGAAGGACGCCGACCTCGTCATCGAGGCCGTGCCCGAGCAGCCGCAGATCAAGATCGACACCTACACGAAGCTCGCCGCCGTCGCCCCCGAGCGCACCGTCTTCGCGACCAACTCGTCGACCCTCCTCCCGTCGATGCTCGCCCCCGCGACCGGCCGCCCCGACCGCTTCCTCGCCCTCCACTACGCGAACCGCGTGTGGGCGATGAACACCGCCGAGATCATGGGCACGTCCGAGACCTCGCCCGAGGTGTACGAGCAGGTCGTCGAGTTCGCCCGCTCGACCGGCATGGAGCCCATCGAGATCAAGAAGGAGAAGGCCGGCTACGTGCTGAACTCGCTCCTCGTGCCGCTCCTCGGCGCGGCCGGCGACCTCCTCGTCGACGGCATCGCCGACCCCGCCACGGTCGACAAGACCTGGCGCATCGGCACGGGCGCACCCCTCGGCCCGTTCCAGATCTTCGACGTCGTCGGCCTCACGACCGCGTACAACGTGTCGGCGATGGGCGGCCCCAAGCAGCAGGCGTTCGCGAAGCTCGTCAAGGAGCAGTACCTCGACCAGGGCAAGCTCGGCGTCGCGACGGGCGAGGGCTTCTACAGCTACCGCTGA
- a CDS encoding ABC transporter ATP-binding protein has protein sequence MPDAPPVLELDDVAFRRDGKTILDAVSFTVRAGEHWALLGPNGAGKSTILGLCGAHTHPTSGAVQVLGDRIGRVELQALRRRIGHVDPRHPLTSPRTVREVVLTGVTGTIELPLRWEPTADELDRVDALVDLLGLTARRDARWPTLSQGERGRALIARALVSDPELLLLDEPSTGLDVAAREQLLETIDDLEHSHPDLASMLVTHHLEELPASTTHALLISHGRIVAAGPVDEVVTTEHVAAAFEHPIVVGREDGRWWARAERRPRLVGAAAVTAGARS, from the coding sequence ATGCCGGATGCCCCACCCGTCCTCGAACTCGACGACGTCGCGTTCCGCCGCGACGGGAAGACGATCCTCGACGCCGTGTCGTTCACTGTGCGCGCGGGCGAGCACTGGGCGCTCCTCGGTCCGAACGGCGCGGGCAAGTCGACGATCCTCGGCCTGTGCGGCGCGCACACGCACCCCACCTCGGGCGCCGTCCAAGTCCTCGGCGACCGCATCGGCCGCGTGGAACTGCAGGCGCTCCGCCGCCGTATCGGGCATGTGGACCCGAGGCATCCGCTCACGAGTCCGCGCACCGTGCGCGAGGTCGTGCTGACGGGCGTGACGGGCACGATCGAACTGCCGCTGCGCTGGGAGCCGACCGCCGACGAACTCGACCGCGTCGATGCGCTCGTCGACCTCCTCGGCCTCACGGCCAGGCGCGATGCCCGCTGGCCGACCCTCTCGCAGGGCGAGCGCGGCCGCGCGCTCATCGCCCGCGCGCTCGTGTCCGACCCCGAGCTCCTCCTCCTCGACGAGCCGTCGACGGGCCTCGACGTCGCCGCGCGCGAGCAGCTGCTCGAGACGATCGACGACCTCGAGCACTCGCATCCCGACCTCGCGTCGATGCTCGTGACCCACCACCTCGAAGAGCTGCCCGCGTCGACGACCCACGCGCTCCTCATCTCGCACGGCCGCATCGTCGCCGCGGGGCCGGTCGACGAGGTCGTCACGACCGAGCACGTCGCGGCCGCGTTCGAGCATCCCATCGTCGTGGGGCGCGAAGACGGACGCTGGTGGGCGCGGGCCGAGCGCCGCCCGCGTCTCGTCGGCGCCGCGGCCGTCACCGCTGGAGCCCGCTCGTGA
- the gap gene encoding type I glyceraldehyde-3-phosphate dehydrogenase, which produces MTRIAINGFGRIGRNVLRAIVERGSDFEVVAVNDLTDPAALGRLLKYDTAGGKFGFPVEVDGDVLVVDGRRIKVLAERDPAKLPWGELDVELVLESTGRFTDREAAAAHLAAGAKKVLVSAPAKGADVTLAYGVNTDAYNAETDVIVSNASCTTNALAPLAKVLDDLAGIEHGFMTTIHAYTQDQNLQDAPHSDPRRARAAAENIIPASTGAAKAIGLVLPGLDGKLSGDAMRVPIPVGSIVELNATVSKDVTVEEVVAAYKAAAEGPLKGVLEFSDEPLVSSDIVGNPHSSIFDSTLTRVEGKHVKVVAWYDNEWGFSNRVIDTLGLLAA; this is translated from the coding sequence ATGACTCGCATCGCGATCAACGGCTTCGGCCGCATCGGCCGCAACGTCCTCCGCGCCATCGTCGAGCGCGGCTCCGACTTCGAGGTCGTCGCCGTCAACGACCTGACCGACCCGGCCGCTCTCGGCCGGCTCCTCAAGTACGACACCGCCGGCGGCAAGTTCGGCTTCCCCGTCGAGGTCGACGGCGACGTGCTCGTCGTCGACGGCCGCCGCATCAAGGTCCTCGCCGAGCGCGACCCCGCGAAGCTCCCCTGGGGCGAGCTCGACGTCGAGCTCGTGCTCGAGTCGACCGGTCGCTTCACCGACCGCGAGGCCGCAGCCGCGCACCTCGCCGCAGGTGCCAAGAAGGTGCTCGTGAGCGCCCCCGCGAAGGGCGCCGACGTCACCCTCGCCTACGGCGTCAACACCGACGCGTACAACGCCGAGACCGACGTCATCGTCTCGAACGCGTCGTGCACGACGAACGCCCTCGCTCCGCTCGCCAAGGTCCTCGACGACCTCGCCGGCATCGAGCACGGATTCATGACCACCATCCACGCGTACACGCAGGACCAGAATCTGCAGGATGCGCCGCACAGCGACCCCCGCCGCGCGCGCGCCGCCGCCGAGAACATCATTCCGGCCTCGACGGGTGCCGCCAAGGCCATCGGTCTTGTGCTCCCGGGCCTCGACGGCAAGCTCTCGGGCGACGCCATGCGCGTGCCGATCCCCGTCGGCTCGATCGTCGAACTCAACGCGACCGTCTCGAAAGACGTGACCGTCGAAGAGGTCGTGGCCGCCTATAAGGCCGCCGCCGAGGGTCCGCTCAAGGGCGTGCTCGAGTTCTCCGACGAGCCGCTCGTGTCGAGCGATATCGTCGGGAACCCGCACTCGTCGATCTTCGACTCGACGCTCACGCGCGTCGAGGGCAAGCACGTGAAGGTCGTCGCCTGGTACGACAACGAGTGGGGCTTCTCGAACCGCGTGATCGACACGCTGGGCCTGCTCGCGGCCTGA
- a CDS encoding FUSC family protein, protein MAIATAFRASTRLPLLQILKAAAATIAAWLIAGWLIPGPLPVFAAIAALLVVQPSVNQSFGKAVERSVGVVLGVVVASLLALVFGTAYWVVLVAVVAAMLIAWALRMTPGTSNQVAISAMLVLALGGATPGYPVQRILETLIGAVIGIIVNVLIVPPVAIEPARRDLALLGGELAASLERLANALEQPSSPPTCRRSSSKHASCVPCATRPMRRSPRARNRSP, encoded by the coding sequence ATGGCGATCGCGACCGCGTTCCGGGCGTCGACCCGGCTGCCGCTCCTGCAGATCCTGAAAGCGGCCGCCGCGACGATCGCCGCCTGGCTCATCGCCGGTTGGCTCATCCCCGGCCCGCTCCCCGTGTTCGCCGCCATCGCCGCCCTCCTCGTCGTGCAGCCGAGCGTCAACCAGTCCTTCGGCAAAGCCGTCGAACGAAGCGTCGGCGTCGTCCTCGGCGTCGTCGTCGCGAGCCTCCTTGCACTCGTGTTCGGCACGGCCTACTGGGTCGTGCTCGTCGCCGTCGTCGCCGCCATGCTCATCGCGTGGGCACTCCGCATGACCCCCGGCACCTCGAACCAGGTCGCCATCAGCGCCATGCTCGTCCTCGCGCTCGGCGGCGCCACCCCCGGGTACCCGGTGCAGCGCATCCTCGAGACGCTCATCGGCGCCGTCATCGGCATCATCGTCAACGTGCTCATCGTGCCGCCCGTCGCGATCGAACCCGCCCGACGCGATCTCGCGCTGCTCGGCGGCGAGCTCGCCGCCTCCCTCGAACGCCTCGCGAACGCACTCGAACAGCCGAGCTCCCCGCCGACCTGCAGGCGCTCCTCATCGAAGCACGCCTCATGCGTCCCATGCGCGACAAGGCCGATGCGTCGATCGCCGCGGGCGAGGAATCGCTCACCTTGA
- a CDS encoding MarR family winged helix-turn-helix transcriptional regulator: MMGLSRRGADASGILRDLIVISRRGIADARTARVKLSMTDQSILAYIADHDGARAVDIASTFRLNRSTVSRQLANLVNLGIVCEKADEGDALRPAQGAGAGRGRPLQLTEAGRAAYNDGIDILQHVVDDVLHDWTDEEVARFAHDLARFTSTPTGARPRNTSA; this comes from the coding sequence ATGATGGGCCTCTCAAGGCGGGGCGCCGACGCCTCAGGCATCCTCCGCGACCTCATCGTCATCTCTCGTCGCGGCATCGCCGACGCCCGCACCGCGCGCGTGAAGCTGAGCATGACCGACCAGTCGATCCTCGCCTACATCGCCGATCACGACGGCGCCCGTGCCGTCGACATCGCGTCGACATTCCGGCTCAACCGCTCGACGGTGTCGAGGCAACTCGCGAACCTCGTCAACCTCGGCATCGTGTGCGAGAAGGCGGATGAAGGCGATGCCCTTCGTCCGGCTCAGGGAGCGGGGGCCGGCCGCGGCCGGCCGCTCCAGCTCACCGAAGCGGGCCGGGCCGCCTACAACGACGGCATCGACATCCTCCAGCACGTCGTCGACGACGTGCTCCACGACTGGACCGACGAAGAGGTCGCCCGTTTCGCGCACGACCTTGCGCGGTTCACGTCGACCCCGACGGGCGCGCGTCCGCGCAACACGTCGGCCTGA
- a CDS encoding ClpP family protease, translating to MSEDTAAPLHPIDVDLQSRLFRERVVVLGDELDQNLGNRLTSQLLMLSADDPERDIAFWINSPGGSVPAMLAIMDVMHAIPNDVVTVALGMAASAGQFLLSAGTPGKRLALPHARILMHQGSAGIGGTAVDIELQAEDLRHTRDTVLGLLAAHTGQSIERITADSLRDRWITADEAVEYGFIDRVVTDASGIYPGASGRLLGPGFRAADVSERAFSGTGAHAGALA from the coding sequence ATGAGCGAAGACACGGCAGCCCCGCTGCATCCCATCGACGTCGACCTGCAGTCCCGACTCTTCCGCGAGCGCGTCGTCGTGCTCGGCGACGAGCTCGACCAGAACCTCGGCAACCGCCTGACGAGCCAGCTCCTCATGCTGTCGGCCGACGACCCAGAGCGCGACATCGCGTTCTGGATCAACTCCCCCGGCGGCAGCGTGCCCGCGATGCTCGCGATCATGGACGTCATGCATGCGATCCCGAACGACGTCGTGACGGTCGCGCTCGGGATGGCGGCGAGCGCCGGCCAGTTCCTGCTGTCGGCAGGGACGCCGGGCAAGCGGCTCGCGTTGCCCCACGCGCGCATCCTCATGCACCAGGGCTCGGCGGGCATCGGCGGCACGGCCGTCGACATCGAGCTGCAGGCAGAAGACCTGCGGCATACGCGCGACACCGTGCTCGGCCTCCTCGCCGCCCACACGGGTCAATCCATCGAGCGCATCACGGCCGATTCGCTGCGGGACCGGTGGATCACGGCCGACGAGGCGGTGGAGTACGGCTTCATCGACCGGGTGGTGACGGATGCCTCGGGCATCTACCCCGGGGCGTCCGGTCGCCTGCTCGGGCCGGGATTCAGAGCGGCGGATGTCTCGGAGCGGGCGTTCTCGGGCACCGGCGCCCATGCGGGAGCGCTCGCATGA
- a CDS encoding GlxA family transcriptional regulator, with product MAPRPHRVAVLVLEGAKPLDVGIPAQVFTTRRSMPYEVRVCGAAPGLVAGGDGLAYHVADGLDALEWAQTVFIPGYRHPDQEDPPAPVVDALRAAHGRGIRLAAISTGAFALAATGLLDGKRATTHWHYTKQLRAKHPLVNVDENVLFVDEGDVLTSAGAASGIDLCLHLVRRDHGVALSNHVARRLVAAPYRSGGQAQYVPRSVPEPIGVRFAATREWALAHLGEPLTLEDLARNANVSARTFSRRFVEDTGYTPMQWVLRARVDLARELLEASELGVEQIADVAGLGTGANLRLHFGRILGTSPSEYRHTFVRRDG from the coding sequence GTGGCCCCACGCCCCCACCGCGTCGCCGTGCTCGTGCTCGAAGGCGCGAAGCCGCTCGACGTCGGCATCCCCGCACAGGTGTTCACGACCCGCCGCAGCATGCCCTACGAGGTCCGCGTGTGCGGCGCCGCACCCGGCCTCGTCGCGGGCGGCGACGGCCTCGCGTACCACGTTGCAGACGGACTCGACGCGCTCGAGTGGGCGCAGACCGTGTTCATCCCGGGCTACCGCCACCCCGATCAAGAGGATCCGCCCGCCCCGGTCGTCGACGCCCTGCGAGCGGCGCACGGCCGAGGCATCCGTCTCGCCGCCATCTCGACGGGTGCGTTCGCGCTCGCCGCGACCGGACTCCTCGACGGCAAGCGGGCCACGACGCACTGGCACTATACGAAGCAGTTGCGGGCGAAGCATCCGCTCGTCAACGTCGACGAGAACGTGCTGTTCGTCGACGAAGGCGACGTCCTCACGTCGGCGGGCGCAGCCTCGGGCATCGACCTGTGCCTGCATCTCGTGCGCCGCGACCACGGCGTCGCGTTGTCGAACCACGTCGCACGGCGGCTCGTCGCGGCGCCGTACCGCAGCGGCGGGCAGGCGCAATACGTGCCGCGGAGTGTTCCCGAACCGATCGGCGTTCGGTTCGCCGCGACGCGCGAGTGGGCGCTCGCGCACCTCGGAGAGCCGCTCACCCTCGAGGACCTCGCCAGGAACGCCAACGTCTCGGCGCGCACGTTCTCGCGCCGCTTCGTCGAGGACACGGGCTACACGCCCATGCAGTGGGTGCTGCGGGCGCGCGTAGACCTCGCGCGCGAGCTTCTCGAGGCGAGCGAGCTCGGCGTCGAGCAGATCGCGGATGTCGCGGGGCTCGGCACGGGCGCGAACCTCCGCCTGCACTTCGGGCGCATCCTGGGCACGTCGCCGAGCGAGTACCGGCACACGTTCGTGCGCCGCGACGGGTGA
- a CDS encoding ClpP family protease, giving the protein MSTYSIPYVVERRGGTERTLDVYSRLLGERIVTLGTEIDDGVANVLIAQLLHLEADAPDSPVQLYINSPGGSPQAALAVYDTMQHVRPPVATTVVGQARGAAAVLLAGGAPGMRSVLRHSRVVLHQPATQGRGSIPDLIIEAEEVLRVRAELEEVLAHDTGRTLAEVRRDTDRELILPAAAAVEYGLADHVVAMQRTG; this is encoded by the coding sequence ATGAGCACCTACTCGATCCCGTATGTCGTCGAACGTCGCGGAGGCACCGAGCGGACGCTCGACGTGTACAGCCGTCTCCTCGGCGAGCGCATCGTGACCCTCGGCACCGAGATCGACGACGGCGTCGCGAACGTGCTCATCGCCCAGCTCCTGCACCTCGAGGCGGATGCCCCCGACTCGCCCGTGCAGCTCTACATCAACTCGCCCGGCGGCTCGCCGCAGGCGGCGCTCGCGGTGTACGACACGATGCAGCATGTGCGGCCGCCCGTGGCGACGACCGTCGTCGGGCAGGCGCGGGGCGCCGCCGCCGTGCTGCTCGCGGGCGGCGCGCCCGGCATGCGGAGCGTCCTGCGGCACTCCCGCGTCGTGTTGCACCAGCCCGCGACGCAGGGACGCGGATCGATTCCCGACCTCATCATCGAAGCCGAAGAGGTGCTGCGCGTCCGCGCCGAACTCGAGGAGGTGCTCGCGCACGACACCGGGCGCACGCTCGCGGAGGTGCGGCGCGACACCGACCGCGAGCTCATCCTGCCCGCGGCCGCGGCGGTCGAGTACGGGCTCGCCGACCACGTGGTCGCGATGCAGCGCACGGGGTGA
- a CDS encoding 5'-3' exonuclease, whose translation MADRLMLLDTASLYFRAFYGIPDKIRRADGTPVNAVRGLLDMIARLTTEFESTRIVACWDDDWRPAWRVDLIPSYKAHRVAEVVAGPAPDVEEVPDPLEAQIPMIRETLALAGVPIVGKAEHEADDVIGTLATGASAPVDVVTGDRDLFQLVDDAAGVRVVYTARGMSNLELVTDAVVVGKYGVLPQQYADFAAMRGDASDGLPGVAGVGEKTAAGLLQTFVDLDGIRAAAESGAPGMSAGVRAKLLAAGDYLDVAPKVVEVVRDLDLPEVDDVIRPIDGERRERLEALATEWNLGTSVARVIAAFDRG comes from the coding sequence GTGGCCGACCGACTCATGCTCCTCGACACCGCCTCGCTGTACTTCCGCGCGTTCTACGGCATCCCCGACAAGATCCGCCGGGCCGACGGCACGCCCGTGAACGCCGTGCGGGGGCTCCTCGACATGATCGCGCGGCTCACGACCGAGTTCGAGTCGACCCGTATCGTCGCCTGCTGGGACGACGACTGGCGTCCGGCGTGGCGGGTCGACCTCATCCCGAGCTACAAGGCGCACCGCGTCGCCGAGGTCGTCGCGGGCCCCGCACCCGACGTCGAAGAGGTGCCCGACCCGCTCGAAGCGCAGATCCCCATGATCCGCGAGACGCTCGCGCTCGCCGGAGTGCCGATCGTCGGCAAGGCCGAGCACGAGGCCGACGACGTCATCGGCACGCTCGCGACCGGGGCATCCGCGCCCGTCGACGTCGTCACGGGCGACCGCGACCTCTTCCAACTCGTCGACGATGCCGCGGGTGTGCGGGTCGTCTACACGGCGCGCGGCATGAGCAACCTCGAGCTCGTGACCGACGCGGTCGTCGTCGGCAAGTACGGCGTGCTGCCGCAGCAGTACGCCGACTTCGCCGCGATGCGAGGGGATGCCTCGGACGGGCTGCCGGGGGTTGCGGGCGTCGGCGAGAAGACCGCGGCCGGTCTACTGCAGACGTTCGTCGACCTCGACGGCATCCGTGCGGCGGCCGAGTCGGGCGCGCCCGGCATGTCTGCCGGCGTGCGGGCGAAGCTCCTCGCGGCGGGCGACTACCTCGACGTCGCGCCCAAGGTCGTCGAGGTCGTGCGCGATCTCGACCTGCCCGAAGTCGACGACGTCATCCGCCCCATCGATGGCGAGCGGCGCGAGCGGCTCGAAGCCCTCGCGACCGAGTGGAACCTCGGCACGTCGGTCGCGCGCGTCATCGCGGCGTTCGACCGCGGCTGA
- a CDS encoding helix-turn-helix domain-containing protein has protein sequence MGATAIPAGERMSRAPLWRDALGAFLRRERLAQGRILSDVAGEADVSTQYLSEIERGRKEPSSEILGSVADALGLSLLDVAAGVASELGAVPSGARSDASAHAVRRAPVLDLTVARSRAGGSPQGASSGASGAGQPRSILLAA, from the coding sequence ATGGGTGCGACGGCGATTCCTGCAGGCGAGCGGATGTCTCGGGCGCCGCTCTGGCGCGACGCGCTCGGCGCGTTCCTGCGGCGCGAGCGGCTTGCACAGGGCCGCATCCTCTCGGATGTCGCGGGCGAGGCGGATGTCTCGACGCAATACCTCTCCGAGATCGAACGCGGGCGCAAGGAGCCGTCGAGCGAGATCCTCGGCTCGGTCGCCGACGCGCTCGGACTCAGCCTGCTCGACGTCGCCGCGGGCGTCGCGTCGGAGCTCGGCGCCGTGCCGTCGGGTGCGCGATCGGATGCCTCCGCCCACGCCGTCCGCCGGGCGCCCGTGCTCGACCTCACGGTCGCGCGCTCGCGCGCCGGCGGGTCCCCACAGGGTGCGAGCTCCGGCGCATCCGGGGCGGGGCAGCCTCGAAGCATCCTGCTCGCCGCGTAG
- a CDS encoding MBL fold metallo-hydrolase gives MNGLKVHHLNCASIGGLSVLGQHLVCHVLLIETPASGLVLVDTGLGTADYARITSRLGFEFAHLYARPRIDPELAAIHQVRRLGFDPRDVRHIIQTHLDLDHVGGLSDFPEATVHVHEIELAAAIRRKGVRARGRYRPKMWAHTPKWSTFGATGEPWLGFEAVRSLPGLPAEILAVPLFGHTHGHVGYVVETDAGTLLAAGDAYFDAREVKQPDRECGRGVGLFQFVVTTEYDARRANQDRLRALHADHPEIAMYCAHNPFEYRELADASGDALHGYYASSRAGLTVA, from the coding sequence GTGAACGGACTCAAGGTCCACCACCTCAACTGCGCGTCGATCGGCGGACTGTCGGTGCTCGGACAGCATCTCGTCTGCCACGTGCTGCTCATCGAAACGCCGGCATCGGGGCTCGTCCTCGTCGACACGGGCCTCGGCACCGCCGACTACGCCCGCATCACCTCACGGCTCGGCTTCGAGTTCGCCCACCTCTACGCGAGGCCGCGCATCGACCCCGAGCTCGCGGCAATCCACCAGGTGCGCCGCCTGGGGTTCGACCCACGCGATGTGCGCCACATCATCCAGACCCATCTCGATCTCGATCACGTCGGCGGGCTGAGCGACTTCCCCGAGGCGACCGTGCACGTGCACGAGATCGAGCTCGCCGCGGCGATCCGCCGCAAGGGGGTGAGGGCGCGCGGGCGGTACCGCCCCAAGATGTGGGCGCACACGCCCAAGTGGTCGACCTTCGGCGCGACGGGCGAGCCGTGGCTCGGCTTCGAGGCGGTGCGGTCGCTGCCCGGGCTCCCGGCGGAGATCCTCGCGGTGCCGCTCTTCGGCCACACCCATGGCCACGTCGGCTACGTCGTCGAGACCGACGCCGGAACGCTCCTCGCCGCGGGCGACGCTTACTTCGACGCGCGCGAGGTCAAGCAGCCCGACCGCGAGTGCGGCCGCGGCGTCGGCCTCTTCCAGTTCGTCGTCACGACCGAGTACGACGCGCGCCGCGCGAACCAGGACCGGTTGCGCGCGCTTCACGCCGATCATCCCGAGATCGCCATGTACTGCGCCCACAACCCGTTCGAGTACCGAGAGCTCGCGGATGCCTCGGGCGACGCGCTCCACGGATACTACGCGTCGAGCCGCGCGGGCCTGACCGTCGCGTGA
- the panD gene encoding aspartate 1-decarboxylase: protein MLKSKIHRATVTHADLHYVGSITIDHDLLEAADILPGELVSVVNIANGARFDTYTIAGERGSGVIGVNGAAARLVAVGDLVIVISWASVESADASEFAPRIVHVDRANGIVSVGADPAEAHAAVAGEVLAPPHAVMS from the coding sequence ATGCTCAAGTCGAAGATCCACCGCGCGACCGTGACCCACGCCGACCTCCACTACGTCGGCTCGATCACGATCGACCACGACCTCCTCGAGGCCGCCGACATCCTGCCGGGCGAGCTCGTCTCCGTCGTGAACATCGCGAACGGCGCGCGATTCGACACGTACACGATCGCGGGCGAGCGAGGCTCGGGCGTCATCGGGGTGAACGGCGCCGCGGCGCGGTTGGTCGCGGTCGGCGACCTCGTGATCGTCATCTCATGGGCGTCGGTCGAATCGGCGGATGCCTCGGAGTTCGCGCCGCGCATCGTGCACGTCGATCGGGCGAACGGCATCGTGAGCGTCGGCGCCGATCCCGCCGAGGCTCACGCGGCCGTCGCGGGCGAGGTGCTCGCGCCGCCGCACGCCGTCATGAGCTGA